The DNA window GAACGCGGCGAGGACGAGGTCTTCGAGGAGATCCGCTTCGGACGGGTTCACGACCTCCGGGTCGATCGAAATGGCGGTCACTTCCTGAGAGCCGTTCATCGTCACCTTCACCTTGCCGCCGCCCGCGGAGCCGATCACTTCCTTGCCCTTCAGCTCCTCCTGGGCCTTCGTCATCTTGGCCTGGAGGGCCTGGGCCTGCTTCAGCATCTGCTGGATGTTCATGTCACGCCGCTCCCCTGGGTGCCGGGACCGAGCACCTCGCCGTCGAAGAGCTCCACGATCCGCTGG is part of the Candidatus Eisenbacteria bacterium genome and encodes:
- a CDS encoding YbaB/EbfC family nucleoid-associated protein — translated: MNIQQMLKQAQALQAKMTKAQEELKGKEVIGSAGGGKVKVTMNGSQEVTAISIDPEVVNPSEADLLEDLVLAAFRDARGKVTRLVEEEMGKITGGAGLPPGLF